The stretch of DNA CTCATTGTGCTCTCAGGTGACACTTGCTTTGTAGAACAAATGCAAATCCTAAAACTTATATATGTCCCCAAGTAAGCAAACacattggagaaaaaaaaataataaaagaggGAGTGAAGATTCAGGCTGGACTTTACTTGGTTGTAATAAGAGCTGTGGCACTATCTGTTGGAGGGGTATTCTGtgggcatttttttctctgtagagaagtgagctttgtttttaaaataaaaagtagaaaaaatggCTTTGCAATGTATTACTTATAGTTTGGGCCAAAACTCATCAGAACTgtcagagagagagatgagGCAGTGGATTTTTAGTGTTTGCTTTAGAAAGGAGAGAAGCACGTGTTGGTTACACTGCCAAGGTCACAGCAAGCAGTGTCACCTGGCAGTAGTTGCAGTCAGGTGGAAAGTCTTAGCTGTACCTGAGCTGGCCTGAAAGAGGACTGGCTCCACGTCTGTGTTGTTTCCTCCCTTTGCTTGGATCTGCCGGCATAACCACCTGGGTCATCACTCCCTAACGATGTTTGGGAAAGTGATCTGGGTTCAGATAAGCCTCTGTGGCTGCGCCTGTCAGTCTGACAGAATGAGGTTAGGGAACTGCCGTGGATGTAGGCAGGGAAGAGGGTGTGGCTCTCAGTCGGAGGTTAGCCTTGtaactcagctctgctgcagtcaGGGTGGTGTACAGTGTACAGCAGCATTGAGCCAGCACTGTAAAGTTACAGGCAACTCTTTGGGCAGCCTGAACAGGGCAAGATTGGCAGCGGTGTAACTGTAGTCTCTAAACAGGCTGCTTAACACCTTTGTGTGCTAAGAGAGCGTGCCCTCACCAATGGAGCTCTGACTTGTCTCTTGTCTGGCAAATCGTTTTCTGAAGCTATGGTGCCAGTCTGTAGATTATTTGgctttttgcttggttttgtaGGTAACCTTAGTAGCTTTTACAAGTAACCCTGATGGCTTTTACTGGGCACTGCAGCCTCTAAACCAGTTCACATCTGAAATTCTCAAACCTGCTTCTCGTTACATGATTCACAGTGCACGCAGAAGGGCCCTTACCTCTGTGTGAAGGAAACTGCAATGCAGTGATACTGAATCCAGCTTTGTAGTATGTGTGTCTGAATTACATTGCCTCCTGAATTCAGGCAGGGGTTGTAGATCTGCTTTGTAGCgtgctgcagatgctgctaCCACTCTGTGTCCTATGGATTGCAGCATCTAAATACTTGCTGAGGCCCTGGTGTGTGATtcataaaggaaagaaagcaaaccaaatTCTGTCCGTTTTCCAGAGTTAataattcttttgtttcttgtgcAGGGTTGGTTACCAAATGGCTCTCTTGAGTAGACAATTTGGTTTATCTTCGACCCATCTAAGCAGTGCAGTGATCCACCGACAGTTCAGGTAACtttcaaattttgcttttgttttcctcagaatGTTTCATGATTGAAAGAGATGCTCTTAAGTATATCAAGAATAAGATATAGCATTTGTAATTCAAAAGgataatataataaaaaaaaaaaaaatctcacagttgTCCATTCATAGGTTGAAAAGTGAGCCCAGACACTCCCATTTGCAGGTTCCTGGCAGTCTGAACTCTGCATTGTCATATGTGTGTGAGGAGGCTTTTAGGCCTTTGACAGCAATGCATAGGCCTGCAAGTAGAAGTTGAAAGTGTCTGTGTTTCTCCTGCAagtgcaaaaaaaccaacagcaagCCCCTGCTGATGCAGAGCCAATTACAATGCTTAAAATTATTCAGGAGTTTATCatttatttagaataaaaataatctaaaaaattacattctcaTACTTTACCAGTGtctattttgctatttttcttttgtttcttgttcCAGGCTCTAGGCATTTAAAGTTTTGAATTTATGGACTTCATATTTTACAATGCCTTGCACAAAACTGAGAGCTTAATCCTACAGCAAACTCTGCCAATATGGGGAATCTCTATAACACTTCGAAGGGTCAGGTCTTTAGTTTAAAGGATGAGAATAGTCATTCCCAGGACTGTGGTCTAGAGAGGGGATTAAGACAATGCTCAGGGCTAGGTTGTGTGATAGTCCTTGGAGCTATCTTGAGAAGGTATCCAGGTCTTCCTGGCTTTCTCTCTAAGTGGGCTGCACGAGAGCATTGGCCAGTATACATTTAAAGCATATATAGGTGacagtgggagggagggaggtgaaGTCCAATCCATAGAGGTGAGCAGGACTTCAAAAGTCTTAATGGGGAGACCTTTTCTTTGTGGGATATTGCTCCAAGACTGTGgcaggaatgaagaaaaaagggaaagaaaaagttctcCCAGTGCAGTTATTCTTGTCTAGTGGTTCCTGGACAGTCACATTTATATCTGTTTGCTACTGCTGTATTGTACACTTGGTCCCACCAAGGTtatccctgctccttcctgtgACAGCACTTCCCTTTTTTCAGCCTCCTCTCTTCTGCCTTCCCTGTAGTGCAGCCACAGATGGTTAGCAGAGGAGAGAGAGTGTGGTGTATCACAGTCCCTGccaggggatgggatgggagaggGTGGCTGCTTGCAGAGATTACTGACTTCtaagagagagaggaaagctAAAGTAGGCCTCTACTGTGGGAAACAGATCTTGAAAGGCAGTGCTTGACTTCTGGAGTTTTTGGACTAATGCAGACTGACTCTGCCAGCCTTCACTGCATGTAAAAATACCTGCTTCAACTGATGTCCATCCACCCCACGTTTGGTGTGCATGCTCATCTTTTAAGTAACTTTGCAAATACAGGTCCTTCCTCTTCAAGAAGGGATGATGGTCCCTATTTACTTTACAtgcttctgctctgaaaaacaaGATGAATGGTTAGGTTGCTTCCATATGCTGTCACTGAATAGTTCAGCTGGCAGCAGGTTggccttcctgcagctctggccagCATGTTTCTAGTACCTCACTGCAAAGCAGTTTAGCAGCAGAAAGgaccttcctgcttttccaatGGTCTGTGCTTGGGTGTCCTTTGAAGACAAGCAACAAATCACTTGAGTTTGAGCTCACTGAATAAAAGAATAATGGTTTCTGTAAGGGAGTATGTTCCTGCTGTTCTCGAGTATATTCAGAGTCAGACCTAACAACTTAGTGTTGTGCAGTTTATTTATGTTGTTTCTTACTCCCCCAAAGCAAACATACAGAAGAGACTGTGTCTCTCCGGGTTCCTTCCACATGGGGAAAGTGGTGATCTCTTAGATTCTAGTTGGGGACAGCTTAGCACAACCACAGCAAGCCCTCAGAGGTCTTACTGAGAGCAGAATAAACTGGGAGACTCACAGACTTCACTGAAAGGAAGGTTGGTCATAAAAGTCCTTAGTGCTGGGGACTGTGTGCAAGACTGAAGGAGCCTGACTTGAGTCTTAGCTTCCTGCAGGCTGTTTGAAACAGAAGCGAGCACATTTTTTTGCTTGTAGATTGAAGTTGGATCATCTGCAGTTGCTAAAAAGCCCATGAAATGCAAGCCACTCTTCACGCCATCttttagctgtgttttggaGCAGAAAGGTCGTTTTATGTTTGACATTTAGTGAAGAGTGTGCAAAGCCCAAAGTAGCATGTGGCTTTCAAAGAGCATATTGAATGCAGTCAGTGTGTCACCCATATGGTATGTATTTGTTGCTGGCACCTTCTGAGTGGTTTGTGTAATGACAAGATTCTGTGCCAGGTTTGCCTTTGCTCCCCAAGGATTATTGAGGAGTTCTGTCTCTCATTCTCTCCTGTCTTTTGGTAGCATCACTGGAGCATGCCAAGCAATACAGAAACTAACCCGTGTGCGAGTGGTGGACAACAGCACCTTGGGGAACACACCGTACCACCGGCCACCAAAATGTATCCACGTGTATAACAAGACTGGAGTTGGCAAAGTCGGAGATAAGATCCTTCTGGCtatcaaaggagaaaagaagaaggcTTTAATTGTAGGGCACAAGATGCCTGGCCCCACCATGACGCCTAGATTTGATTCCAACAATGTGGTACTCATAGAAGATAATGGAAATCCAGTAGGGACTAGAATAAAAACACCAATACCCTATACACTGCGAAGAAGAGAAGGCGAGTTTTCCAAAGTATTGGCCATTGCCCGCAACTTTGTATGAATGTTAAGAGAGGTCTTCAGCAATCCTTTTATATCCTTTCATACAGTAGCTGTTCCCTGGTCCT from Corvus cornix cornix isolate S_Up_H32 chromosome 3, ASM73873v5, whole genome shotgun sequence encodes:
- the MRPL14 gene encoding 39S ribosomal protein L14, mitochondrial, translated to MALLSRQFGLSSTHLSSAVIHRQFSITGACQAIQKLTRVRVVDNSTLGNTPYHRPPKCIHVYNKTGVGKVGDKILLAIKGEKKKALIVGHKMPGPTMTPRFDSNNVVLIEDNGNPVGTRIKTPIPYTLRRREGEFSKVLAIARNFV